Proteins from a genomic interval of Clostridium scatologenes:
- the fliD gene encoding flagellar filament capping protein FliD — MINGLNWNYENIPMIDNTSSVRKYNTLDDLSLKYNSIKTDKSDYYYNIKNSSSKIYSVSTVKNDAAELFTKGKNLVDESNNGLFQSKIAVSSDDKKLSASVKEGALNKTYSVEVKNVAKYQSNKSTEVNAYDKAMFNAGNNTFAINHNGQIKDISFKVDEGDNNEKALNSMVNAINNSDAGVKASVIKDSKTNLMYMKIDSKETGKINSFEIIDKVGNAVTASGASNKVQIAEDANYSVNRVNYVSKTNDISLDNGKVNLNLKESTTNPIKVSIKSNTNKIKNGIESFVNSYNKFSSDIQNNDLDSNILKASSSALKRNESRLKGIGITINEDSTLSIDRKKLNDAIENDSDKVKNIFSGYTGIGKKITSAAKAVEINPNIVVQVNQNIGYNNNYAIMQSTAQYGNFLNLIR; from the coding sequence ATGATTAATGGTTTAAATTGGAATTATGAAAATATTCCTATGATAGACAATACAAGTAGTGTTAGAAAATATAATACATTAGATGATCTTTCCTTAAAATACAATAGTATAAAAACAGACAAAAGTGACTATTACTATAATATTAAAAATTCTTCTAGCAAGATATATTCTGTATCTACAGTTAAAAATGATGCTGCGGAACTTTTTACTAAAGGTAAAAATTTAGTGGATGAAAGTAACAATGGATTATTTCAATCCAAAATTGCTGTTTCTAGTGATGATAAAAAGCTTTCTGCTTCAGTCAAAGAAGGTGCTTTAAATAAAACTTATAGTGTAGAAGTTAAAAATGTTGCTAAATATCAAAGTAATAAAAGTACTGAGGTTAATGCTTATGATAAAGCAATGTTTAATGCAGGAAATAATACTTTTGCAATAAATCATAATGGACAAATTAAGGATATCTCCTTCAAAGTAGATGAAGGTGATAACAATGAAAAAGCTTTAAATAGTATGGTTAATGCTATAAATAATTCTGATGCAGGAGTTAAGGCTTCAGTAATAAAAGATTCTAAAACTAATTTAATGTATATGAAAATTGATTCAAAAGAAACTGGAAAAATTAACTCTTTTGAAATTATAGACAAGGTTGGTAATGCAGTGACTGCATCTGGAGCTAGTAATAAAGTTCAGATAGCTGAAGATGCAAATTATAGTGTAAATAGGGTAAACTATGTATCTAAAACAAATGATATAAGTTTAGATAATGGAAAAGTTAATTTAAATCTTAAGGAAAGCACTACAAATCCAATTAAGGTATCAATTAAAAGTAATACTAATAAAATAAAAAATGGTATTGAAAGTTTTGTAAATAGTTATAATAAATTTTCTAGTGACATACAAAATAATGATTTAGATTCCAACATATTAAAAGCATCATCAAGTGCATTAAAGAGAAATGAATCTAGATTAAAAGGTATAGGAATAACTATTAATGAAGATAGTACTTTATCTATAGATAGAAAGAAACTTAATGATGCAATTGAAAATGATAGTGATAAAGTAAAAAATATATTTTCAGGATATACTGGAATTGGTAAAAAAATAACCAGTGCTGCTAAAGCAGTGGAAATTAATCCAAATATAGTTGTACAAGTTAATCAAAATATTGGATATAATAATAATTATGCTATTATGCAAAGTACAGCTCAATATGGAAATTTTCTTAATTTAATTCGGTAA
- the dut gene encoding dUTP diphosphatase, whose product MNESTIQVKVIKVNEMAKLPEYAHEGDAGMDLFSTEEVVIPPSKTTLIHTGIKIELPRNTEAQIRPRSGLALKHSITVLNTPGTIDEGYRGEIGVILINHGKLPFKVEKNMKIAQMVVKPIIRVSILEVGELSESERAEGGFGSTGVK is encoded by the coding sequence ATGAATGAAAGTACAATACAAGTAAAAGTTATAAAAGTTAATGAAATGGCAAAATTACCAGAGTATGCTCATGAAGGTGATGCAGGTATGGATTTATTCTCCACAGAAGAAGTTGTTATACCTCCATCAAAAACTACACTTATACATACAGGTATAAAAATAGAGCTTCCAAGAAATACTGAAGCTCAAATTAGACCAAGAAGTGGTTTAGCGCTTAAACATTCAATAACAGTGTTAAATACTCCAGGAACTATAGATGAAGGATATAGAGGTGAAATTGGTGTAATACTTATCAATCATGGAAAGCTTCCATTTAAAGTTGAAAAAAATATGAAAATAGCTCAAATGGTGGTTAAACCTATAATTAGAGTTAGCATATTGGAAGTAGGAGAGTTATCTGAAAGTGAAAGAGCAGAAGGGGGATTTGGATCAACTGGAGTTAAGTAA
- a CDS encoding amino acid permease has product MEQANQIKGQESGELKRSLKARHLNMIAMGGAIGTGIFLALGDTIKQAGPGGALVAYGCIGVMVYFLMTSLGEMATFMPDSGSFSVYATKFVDPAFGFAMGWNYWYNWAITVATEMVAGAVLMKFWFPGVPPVIWSVVFLTLVVVLNLLSARAYGEAEFWFAGIKVATVIIFLIVGIATIYGIIGGHYVGFKNFTIGEAPFVGGAKSIFLIFLIAGFSFQGTELVGVAAGESEDPEKNIPKAINTIFWRILLFYMGTIFVVGALIPYTDAGVQTSPFTMVFQRAGIAAAASLMNAIILTSVLSAGNSGMYASSRTLYAMAKDGKAPAFFGKLNSRGVPVNALIATTIIASLCFLTGLYAETTVYVWLVAASGLAGFVAWVGIALCHYRFRKAYVAQGRDLGKLKYTAKLFPLGPIIALVLCIVVILGQGLTYFQADTIDWKGVTSSYIGLPLFLVLWLGYKKKHNTKVVKLEEVDLEVTEEKHFK; this is encoded by the coding sequence ATGGAACAAGCTAATCAAATTAAAGGTCAAGAGTCAGGTGAATTAAAAAGAAGTCTAAAAGCTAGACATCTTAATATGATTGCAATGGGTGGCGCCATTGGAACAGGAATATTTTTAGCACTAGGAGATACAATTAAACAAGCAGGTCCAGGTGGAGCTTTAGTTGCATATGGTTGTATAGGGGTTATGGTATATTTTTTAATGACTAGTTTGGGAGAGATGGCAACTTTTATGCCAGATTCAGGCTCTTTCAGTGTATATGCAACAAAATTTGTAGATCCAGCTTTTGGATTTGCTATGGGATGGAATTATTGGTATAATTGGGCGATTACTGTTGCAACGGAAATGGTTGCAGGTGCTGTTCTTATGAAATTTTGGTTTCCGGGAGTTCCGCCTGTCATATGGAGTGTAGTATTTCTTACATTAGTAGTTGTACTTAATCTTTTATCAGCAAGAGCATATGGAGAAGCAGAATTTTGGTTTGCAGGTATTAAAGTAGCTACTGTAATTATATTTTTGATAGTAGGTATTGCAACTATATATGGAATAATAGGTGGTCATTATGTTGGATTTAAGAACTTTACAATTGGTGAAGCACCATTTGTAGGTGGAGCTAAATCAATTTTCCTAATATTCCTAATTGCAGGATTCTCATTTCAAGGAACTGAACTTGTTGGTGTAGCTGCTGGTGAAAGTGAAGACCCTGAAAAAAATATACCAAAAGCAATAAATACAATATTCTGGAGAATTTTACTATTCTATATGGGAACAATATTCGTAGTTGGAGCATTAATTCCTTATACAGATGCAGGTGTTCAAACTAGTCCATTTACTATGGTATTTCAAAGAGCTGGTATTGCAGCGGCAGCATCATTGATGAATGCTATTATTCTAACTTCAGTATTGTCAGCTGGAAATTCAGGAATGTATGCTTCAAGTAGAACACTATATGCAATGGCTAAGGATGGAAAAGCTCCTGCATTCTTTGGAAAACTTAATTCAAGAGGAGTTCCTGTAAATGCATTAATAGCAACTACAATAATAGCATCACTTTGCTTTTTGACAGGTCTTTATGCAGAAACAACAGTTTATGTATGGCTTGTAGCAGCTTCAGGGCTTGCAGGCTTTGTTGCTTGGGTAGGTATAGCATTATGTCACTATCGTTTTCGTAAAGCTTATGTAGCTCAAGGACGTGACTTGGGTAAATTAAAGTATACAGCTAAGTTATTTCCATTAGGTCCAATAATAGCGTTGGTATTGTGTATAGTAGTTATTTTAGGTCAGGGATTAACTTATTTTCAAGCAGATACAATAGATTGGAAAGGAGTAACTTCATCATATATAGGATTACCATTATTCTTAGTATTATGGTTAGGATATAAAAAGAAACATAATACTAAGGTTGTAAAATTGGAAGAGGTTGATTTAGAAGTTACTGAAGAAAAACATTTTAAATAG
- the infC gene encoding translation initiation factor IF-3 encodes MKKLWRCCIINKNFNLNEGIRENEIRLVGEEESVVVKTNEALNRAREEGLDLVMISPTAKPPVCKIMDYNKFLYEQSKKEKEAKKNQKVVDIKEIRLRPNIEEHDIQIKANNAKKFLSGENKVKVSIRFRGRENNYTHLGNKVFDVFISKLEDAAIIEKSPKLEGNNMIMILAPKK; translated from the coding sequence ATTAAAAAATTATGGAGGTGTTGTATTATTAATAAAAATTTTAATTTAAACGAAGGTATTAGGGAAAATGAAATTAGATTGGTGGGTGAAGAAGAAAGTGTAGTTGTCAAAACTAATGAAGCTTTAAATCGTGCAAGAGAAGAAGGATTAGATTTGGTAATGATTTCACCAACAGCTAAGCCGCCAGTGTGTAAGATAATGGACTATAATAAATTTCTTTATGAGCAATCTAAGAAAGAAAAAGAAGCAAAAAAAAATCAAAAGGTTGTTGATATTAAAGAAATAAGATTAAGACCTAATATCGAAGAACATGATATACAAATTAAGGCTAATAATGCTAAAAAGTTTTTATCTGGTGAGAATAAAGTAAAAGTATCCATTAGATTTAGAGGTAGAGAGAATAATTATACTCATTTAGGAAATAAAGTATTTGATGTATTTATTTCTAAATTAGAAGATGCTGCAATAATCGAAAAGTCCCCTAAATTAGAGGGAAATAATATGATTATGATATTGGCACCCAAGAAATAA
- a CDS encoding protease complex subunit PrcB family protein, whose amino-acid sequence MRKKFLISTCIALSIGLVYMPSKASAKILSKNTNSIETKTYSMIYNKVNFHTISQDDAPSDLMKKIELYKGNEGFVSYTDSSSNKSYIAVMAGEKPTYGYGITVKAVENSKQEVNVLVGETSPDNNAILPQIVSYPYTIIETDIPLNNITVKNSNGKNYSYYDIQRSFQPIIGISWVSGNLKNIYKENNFIFLEVQNSNKVSQFFYLNDNEESENKIKDLKLNSNVTIKYALGTPQKYNNNSSFPLTEILLPIDKSSFTDSKWQDLSLQKSLDKNMQLTLYYDKELEKENVSNTNIYVVDNDGTRIPTEATLSDDKKSIRIIPLKPYVANQTYYLFITSDVTSNIKVSNQGYRMQFEVSVQ is encoded by the coding sequence ATGAGAAAAAAATTTTTAATATCCACGTGTATTGCTTTAAGCATAGGTTTAGTATACATGCCATCCAAAGCAAGTGCTAAAATTTTGTCAAAAAATACAAATTCTATTGAAACAAAAACATATTCTATGATTTACAATAAAGTTAATTTTCATACTATATCACAGGATGATGCCCCTAGTGATTTGATGAAAAAAATTGAACTTTATAAAGGTAATGAAGGCTTTGTTTCTTATACTGATAGTTCTTCTAATAAGTCATATATAGCTGTTATGGCTGGTGAAAAGCCTACTTATGGCTACGGAATTACAGTAAAAGCTGTAGAAAATTCTAAGCAAGAAGTAAATGTATTAGTTGGAGAAACTTCTCCAGATAATAATGCTATATTACCTCAAATAGTAAGTTATCCTTATACTATAATAGAAACAGATATTCCATTAAATAATATAACAGTAAAAAATTCTAATGGAAAAAATTATAGCTATTATGATATTCAAAGAAGTTTCCAACCTATAATTGGTATATCCTGGGTTTCAGGTAATTTGAAAAATATATATAAAGAAAATAATTTTATATTTTTGGAAGTTCAAAACTCTAACAAAGTATCACAATTCTTCTACCTTAACGATAATGAAGAAAGTGAAAATAAAATTAAAGATTTAAAATTAAATAGTAATGTTACTATAAAATACGCATTAGGAACTCCACAAAAATATAATAATAACTCTTCTTTTCCATTAACAGAAATATTATTGCCTATTGATAAATCATCTTTTACTGACTCTAAATGGCAAGATTTAAGTCTACAAAAAAGCTTAGACAAAAATATGCAATTGACATTATATTATGATAAAGAACTTGAAAAAGAAAATGTAAGCAACACAAATATATATGTAGTGGATAATGATGGAACTAGAATTCCTACTGAAGCAACTTTATCTGACGATAAAAAATCTATAAGAATTATTCCTTTGAAACCTTATGTTGCTAATCAAACTTATTATCTATTTATAACAAGTGATGTTACCTCTAATATTAAGGTTTCTAATCAAGGCTACAGAATGCAATTTGAAGTATCGGTTCAATAG